One region of Eupeodes corollae chromosome 1, idEupCoro1.1, whole genome shotgun sequence genomic DNA includes:
- the LOC129943139 gene encoding zinc carboxypeptidase-like has translation MNITLHILTYFALIAACFGASFCTKDDKCDEPIVDAARYDNYRMYYVDIDTSKHVEVLQKFEELSDSCIFMGHARNPGQKLSILVAAHKVADFVDLLKTYEMKYKVLSYNFQEKIDKNLKEVLPKGVKVDKFDWNHYFHLETIYEWLEKLSKDYEEVTLLDMGSSTQGIPMKGVKIARNPNNKAIFIESGIHAREWIAPATATYIIDQLLTSKNPEIQKLADNYNWIVFPSVNPDGYKYSFESDRMWRKNRQLFGICRGVDLNRNYPFHWNETGSSPDPCRYDYAGPSGASEIETQRLIEFVKNNAHSEVIKTYIALHSYSQLIMFPYGFTPERVSNYDDLKAIGEKASEAIKQTHGKIYKSGSLYETIYPSSGGSKDWAHATMNIPITFTFELRGPPDSSDMFILPAEQILPTGEEAFAAIRTIVNEAAARGYYTK, from the exons ATGAATATCACTTTGCACATTCTAACTTATTTCGCGTTGATTGCGGCGTGTTTCGGTGCTTCTTTTTGCACCAAAGACGACAAATGCGACGAACCTATCGTGGATGCCGCCCGTTATGACAACTATCGGATGTACTATGTCGACATAGACACCTCAAAGCATGTGGAAGTCCTCCAGAAGTTCGAGGAACTCAGTGACAGTTGTATATTCATGGGACATGCCAGAAACCCGGGGCAAAAACTTTCTATATTGGTTGCAGCTCACAAGGTGGCTGATTTTGTTGACCTCCTCAAGACATACGAGATGAAGTATAAGGTTCTG TCATataatttccaagaaaaaatcGATAAGAACCTGAAAGAGGTACTGCCGAAGGGCGTTAAGGTTGATAAATTCGACTGGAATCATTACTTCCACTTGGAGACCATATACGAATGGCTCGAGAAGCTGTCCAAGGATTATGAAGAGGTTACATTACTCGATATGGGAAGCAGCACTCAAGGCATTCCGATGAAAGGAGTGAAGATTGCGAGAAATCCCAACAACAAGGCGATATTCATTGAGAGCGGCATTCATGCCAGAGAATGGATAGCTCCGGCTACAGCCACCTACATCATTGATCAGTTGCTCACATCCAAAAATCCGGAAATACAGAAACTGGCAGATAATTACAATTGGATTGTGTTTCCGTCAGTTAATCCGGACGGCtacaaatattcttttgaaagcGATCGCATGTGGAGGAAGAATCGTCAGCTCTTTGGAATTTGCCGGGGTGTGGATTTAAATCGAAACTATCCATTCCACTGGAACGAAACTGGATCTAGCCCGGATCCGTGTCGTTATGATTACGCTGGTCCATCTGGAGCGAGTGAGATCGAAACACAGAGACTGATAGAATTTGTGAAGAACAATGCCCATTCGGAAGTAATCAAAACATACATAGCTTTGCATTCTTATTCCCAACTGATTATGTTTCCATATGGTTTCACCCCGGAACGAGTGAGCAACTACGATGATCTAAAGGCAATCGGCGAGAAAGCCAGTGAGGCAATAAAACAAACCCATGGAAAAATCTATAAGAGTGGAAGTCTTTATGAGACGATTTATCCATCGAGTGGTGGAAGTAAGGATTGGGCTCATGCAACGATGAATATACCTATTACGTTCACCTTCGAACTACGAGGACCCCCAGACAGTTCGGACATGTTCATACTTCCAGCTGAACAGATTCTACCAACAGGTGAGGAAGCATTTGCAGCTATTCGAACAATAGTTAATGAGGCAGCCGCAAGAGGGTACTACACAAAATAG